Part of the Marinobacterium rhizophilum genome is shown below.
TGATTCATGTCCGCTGCACAGGCAAGGCCTTCAACAGGCCTCACTCCTCGATGCTCACCGCCACGCCGACCGGCACACGCTCGAACAGCTCCAGCACATCGACGTTGCGCATGCGGATACAGCCGTGGGACAGCGGCACCCCCATGGGTTCGGTATCCGGGGTGCCGTGGATATAGATGAAGCGGCGCATGCTGTCGAGCGCCCCCAGCCGGTTGACACCAGGCTCGCAGCCGCAGAGCCAGAGGATGCGTGTCAGTATCCAGTCCCGCCCGGGATTGGACTGGGCCAGCTGTGGCGAATAAATTTCACCGGTAAAACGCCGCCCCCGGAACACCGCGTTCAGCGGCAGACCGGCACCGATCTTGGCGCGGACAACGTGCCGCCCCCGGGGTGTACAGCCGCTGCCTTCACGCTCTCCCGCACCGTTGCGCGCCGTGGACACCGGGTAGCTTTGCAGCACAGAGGCGCCGTCAAGCAGGTCCAGCCGTTGCCGGCTGATCGAGATACGCAGCAAAAGCTTACTCATAGCCAGCAAAACCGGGTGTTTTCGGCCCGCGCCTGGAACCCGCCGCACAGCACCGGCACCAGACGGTGCAGGATATGCTCGACTTCGGCATCCAGATCCAGAGCCTGCTGTTCGATCGCTACCAGCGTCTGGAAGTTGACCAGGGAAAAAATGACCGAGCCCAGCAGAAAGTGCAGCCGCCAGAAGAATTCGTCATCGTCCATGGGAGCCGCATCCGCGCGCA
Proteins encoded:
- a CDS encoding L,D-transpeptidase, whose translation is MSKLLLRISISRQRLDLLDGASVLQSYPVSTARNGAGEREGSGCTPRGRHVVRAKIGAGLPLNAVFRGRRFTGEIYSPQLAQSNPGRDWILTRILWLCGCEPGVNRLGALDSMRRFIYIHGTPDTEPMGVPLSHGCIRMRNVDVLELFERVPVGVAVSIEE